The Pantoea phytobeneficialis genome has a segment encoding these proteins:
- the msbA gene encoding lipid A ABC transporter ATP-binding protein/permease MsbA codes for MQQDKDLSTWQTFRRLWPMIAPHKAGLFVSAVALILNAAGDTLMLSLLKPLLDDGFGKADKSVLLWMPLAVIGLMLMRGITSYISSYCISWVSGNVVMNMRRRLFSHMMGMPVAFFDQQSTGTLLSRITYDSEQVASSSSSALVTVVREGASIIGLFIMMFYYSWQLSLILIVLAPIVSFAIRNVSKRFRNISKTMQNTMGQVTTSAEQMLKGHKEVLIFGGQEVESQRFARVSNQMRQQGMKLVSASSISDPVIQLIASLALAFVLYAASFPSVMDTLTAGTITVVFSSMIALMRPLKSLTNVNAQFQRGMAACQTLFSILDSEQENDSGTRQLERAKGDVEFRHVTFTYPGRDTPALRDINLSLPAGKTVALVGRSGSGKSTMASLLTRFYDIQQGEILLDGHDLREYTLGSLRNQVALVSQNVHLFNDTIANNIAYARNEQYSREEVERAATMAHAMDFIKKMDNGLDTVIGENGVLLSGGQRQRIAIARALLRDCPILILDEATSALDTESERAIQSALDELQKNRTSVVIAHRLSTIEKADEIVVVEDGRIVERGTHEVLLAEKGAYAQLHKLQFGQ; via the coding sequence ATGCAACAAGACAAAGATCTCTCAACGTGGCAGACATTTCGCCGACTCTGGCCGATGATTGCGCCCCACAAAGCTGGCTTATTCGTGTCTGCTGTGGCGCTGATACTCAATGCGGCAGGCGACACCTTAATGCTCTCCCTGTTGAAACCTTTACTGGATGACGGCTTCGGTAAAGCTGACAAATCCGTGCTGTTGTGGATGCCGCTGGCGGTAATCGGTTTGATGCTGATGCGCGGAATAACCAGTTATATTTCTAGCTATTGCATTTCGTGGGTTTCCGGCAACGTAGTGATGAATATGCGTCGTCGCCTGTTCAGTCACATGATGGGTATGCCGGTGGCCTTCTTTGACCAGCAGTCGACAGGTACGTTGCTGTCTCGTATCACTTATGACTCCGAGCAGGTCGCTTCATCGTCTTCCAGTGCGCTGGTTACGGTGGTGCGTGAAGGTGCATCGATCATCGGCCTGTTCATCATGATGTTTTACTACAGCTGGCAGCTGTCATTGATCCTGATTGTTCTGGCACCGATCGTTTCCTTTGCGATTCGCAACGTCTCAAAACGCTTCCGTAATATCAGCAAAACCATGCAGAACACCATGGGACAGGTGACAACCAGCGCCGAGCAAATGCTGAAAGGGCACAAAGAGGTGCTGATTTTTGGCGGCCAGGAAGTAGAGTCCCAGCGATTTGCACGCGTCAGCAATCAGATGCGTCAACAGGGCATGAAACTGGTTTCTGCCTCGTCTATCTCTGACCCGGTTATTCAGCTGATCGCTTCTCTGGCGCTGGCTTTTGTGCTGTATGCTGCCAGCTTCCCAAGCGTAATGGATACATTGACCGCCGGTACCATCACGGTGGTGTTCTCCTCGATGATCGCCCTGATGCGCCCGCTTAAGTCGCTGACTAACGTTAATGCGCAGTTCCAGCGTGGTATGGCGGCTTGTCAGACGCTGTTCAGCATTCTGGATAGCGAGCAGGAGAATGACAGCGGTACGCGTCAGCTGGAACGCGCTAAAGGTGATGTGGAATTCCGTCATGTAACCTTCACTTACCCTGGCCGTGATACTCCGGCGTTGCGCGATATCAATCTGAGCTTACCGGCCGGAAAAACCGTGGCACTGGTGGGTCGTTCAGGTTCAGGTAAATCTACCATGGCGAGTCTGCTGACCCGCTTTTACGATATTCAACAGGGTGAAATCCTGCTGGACGGACACGATTTACGCGAATACACCCTGGGTTCGTTACGTAACCAGGTGGCGTTAGTGTCGCAGAATGTGCATTTGTTCAACGACACCATCGCGAATAACATCGCTTATGCACGCAATGAACAGTACAGCCGCGAAGAGGTTGAGCGGGCTGCGACTATGGCGCATGCGATGGATTTCATCAAAAAAATGGATAACGGGCTTGATACCGTCATCGGCGAAAATGGTGTGCTGCTCTCCGGCGGCCAACGTCAGCGTATCGCCATTGCCCGTGCTTTATTGCGTGATTGCCCAATCCTGATCCTTGATGAAGCGACTTCTGCTCTGGATACCGAGTCTGAACGTGCGATTCAGTCGGCGTTGGATGAATTGCAGAAAAATCGCACCTCGGTCGTGATTGCGCACCGTCTTTCAACCATCGAAAAAGCGGATGAAATCGTGGTGGTTGAAGATGGTCGTATTGTTGAGCGTGGTACGCATGAGGTTCTGCTGGCCGAAAAAGGAGCTTATGCACAACTTCACAAATTGCAGTTTGGCCAATGA
- the lpxK gene encoding tetraacyldisaccharide 4'-kinase, which yields MIERIWSGRSPLWLLLWPLSLLYGAVSWLIRLSFQRGWRKSWRAPCPVIVVGNLTAGGNGKTPVVIWLVQALQQRGLRPGIVSRGYGGKAERYPLLVDAETSTELAGDEPVLIAQRTGAPVAVAPQRRVAVEALLSRQQLDVIITDDGLQHYALQRDREWVVVDGVRRFGNGWWLPAGPMRERASRLDQVDAVIVNGGEASGREIAMTLQPGQAINLVTGQSASLAQLPSVIAMAGIGHPPRFFTTLKQQGLQPVAEIAFADHHAYSEAELSSLTQQGQCLLMTEKDAVKCRAFARENWWYLPVDAHLAGASLPVLLDDITQLCLNARDAKSR from the coding sequence ATGATTGAACGCATCTGGAGTGGGCGTTCGCCGCTGTGGCTGCTGTTATGGCCGCTCAGCCTGCTGTATGGGGCAGTCAGCTGGCTGATTCGCCTCAGTTTCCAGCGTGGCTGGCGTAAAAGCTGGCGTGCGCCCTGTCCGGTGATTGTGGTGGGTAATCTCACTGCTGGCGGTAACGGCAAAACACCGGTGGTTATCTGGCTGGTGCAGGCGTTGCAACAACGAGGTCTGCGTCCTGGGATAGTGTCGCGCGGCTATGGTGGTAAAGCTGAACGTTATCCACTGTTAGTCGATGCCGAAACGTCCACCGAGCTGGCAGGTGATGAGCCGGTGTTGATAGCTCAACGTACCGGTGCGCCGGTCGCGGTGGCCCCGCAACGTCGTGTTGCCGTCGAGGCCTTATTGTCCCGGCAGCAGCTGGATGTGATTATCACCGATGATGGATTGCAGCATTACGCTCTGCAACGTGACCGCGAGTGGGTCGTGGTGGATGGCGTACGTCGTTTCGGCAATGGCTGGTGGTTGCCCGCCGGGCCAATGCGCGAACGAGCTTCCCGTCTTGATCAGGTTGATGCCGTTATCGTGAACGGTGGTGAAGCCAGTGGTCGTGAAATCGCTATGACATTACAACCAGGTCAGGCGATAAATCTCGTTACCGGGCAAAGCGCCAGCCTGGCACAGTTGCCATCGGTGATCGCCATGGCCGGTATTGGGCATCCGCCTCGTTTCTTCACTACCCTGAAGCAGCAAGGGTTACAGCCTGTTGCGGAAATCGCTTTTGCTGACCATCACGCTTATAGCGAAGCCGAATTAAGCAGCCTGACGCAACAAGGGCAGTGTCTGCTGATGACGGAAAAAGATGCAGTGAAATGCCGCGCGTTTGCGCGTGAAAACTGGTGGTATTTACCCGTCGATGCGCATCTTGCAGGGGCGTCCTTGCCTGTGCTGTTAGATGACATCACGCAACTTTGTCTCAACGCCCGCGACGCAAAATCGCGCTAA
- a CDS encoding winged helix-turn-helix domain-containing protein: MTRADSLSLQTARNLHLSAQGLLRPAGRRARFADIHATIRQMSLLQIDTINVVARSPYLVLFSRLGDYPITWLDESLASGELFEYWAHEACFIPREDYPLLRHRMLDPSRLGWKYNAQWVEEHQQEIADLLEHINANGPVRAADFATEKHSKPGWWAWKPHKRHLENLFSAGELMVVERRNFHRVYDLQQRVMPDWDDEQHALSEEDAVVSMLNHSARSLGIFRPTWLADYYRLKRVALKPWLEAAQERGEIIPVQVEQLGEMWLHHELLPQLEKSSAATHTALLSPFDPVVWDRRRALELFNFDYRIECYTPAEKRKFGYFVLPVLHRGVLKGRLDAKMDRQAQQLVIRAFWLEEGVRVTASFVNDVQRAITRFAQWQGASEVLIEQAPSALRAAWSDRWTITA, from the coding sequence ATGACCCGCGCTGATTCCCTCTCTTTACAGACCGCTCGCAATCTCCATCTTTCCGCTCAGGGGCTGCTTCGGCCTGCCGGGCGGCGGGCCCGTTTCGCTGATATTCATGCCACTATCCGTCAGATGTCATTGCTGCAAATTGACACCATCAATGTGGTGGCGCGCAGCCCCTATCTGGTGTTATTCAGCCGTCTTGGTGACTACCCGATAACCTGGCTGGATGAGTCGCTGGCATCGGGCGAGTTGTTTGAGTACTGGGCGCATGAAGCCTGTTTTATCCCGCGTGAAGACTACCCGTTGCTGCGCCATCGCATGCTCGATCCTTCGCGCCTTGGCTGGAAATATAACGCGCAGTGGGTTGAAGAGCATCAGCAGGAGATTGCCGACCTGCTGGAGCATATCAACGCTAACGGTCCGGTGCGTGCCGCTGATTTTGCCACGGAAAAGCACAGTAAACCGGGCTGGTGGGCGTGGAAGCCGCATAAACGCCATCTGGAAAACTTGTTTAGTGCAGGGGAGTTGATGGTGGTAGAACGCCGCAATTTCCATCGAGTGTATGACCTACAGCAACGGGTGATGCCGGACTGGGATGATGAGCAGCACGCGCTCAGTGAAGAGGACGCTGTGGTCAGTATGCTCAACCACAGCGCGCGTAGTCTGGGTATTTTCCGCCCCACCTGGTTGGCTGATTACTATCGGCTGAAGCGGGTTGCATTGAAACCCTGGCTTGAGGCCGCGCAGGAGCGGGGCGAGATTATTCCGGTGCAGGTTGAGCAACTGGGCGAGATGTGGCTGCATCATGAGTTACTCCCGCAACTGGAAAAATCGTCGGCAGCCACCCATACCGCGCTGCTTTCTCCCTTTGACCCGGTGGTATGGGATCGACGCCGGGCGCTGGAACTGTTCAATTTTGACTACCGCATCGAATGCTATACGCCAGCGGAGAAGCGTAAGTTCGGCTACTTTGTGCTGCCGGTTTTGCATCGTGGCGTACTGAAAGGTCGGCTCGATGCGAAGATGGATCGCCAGGCGCAGCAATTGGTGATCCGCGCTTTCTGGCTGGAGGAGGGGGTACGTGTGACGGCCAGCTTTGTCAATGACGTTCAGCGTGCCATCACGCGATTTGCCCAATGGCAGGGGGCCAGTGAAGTGTTGATTGAACAGGCACCATCGGCATTGCGTGCTGCCTGGTCAGATCGCTGGACAATAACTGCGTAG
- a CDS encoding Trm112 family protein, producing MDHRLLEIVACPVCNGKLYYNKEQQELICKPDGLAFPVRDGIPVLLENEARTLSVEEIHP from the coding sequence ATGGATCACCGTTTGCTTGAAATTGTGGCCTGCCCGGTTTGCAATGGAAAACTGTACTACAACAAAGAACAGCAGGAGTTAATCTGCAAACCCGATGGGCTGGCATTCCCGGTGCGCGATGGTATTCCGGTATTACTGGAAAACGAAGCGCGAACCTTGTCTGTTGAAGAGATCCATCCATGA
- the kdsB gene encoding 3-deoxy-manno-octulosonate cytidylyltransferase — protein MSFVAIIPARYASTRLPGKPLVDILGKPMVVHVMERARESGADRVIVATDHPDVAAAVEAAGGEVCMTRADHHSGTERLAEVIEKYQFPDDTIIVNVQGDEPMIPPAIVRQVAANLAEADAGMATLAVPIRDAEEAFNPNAVKVVTDAQGYALYFSRATIPWDRERYAKSREQAGDTLLRHIGIYAYRAGFVRRYISWQPCPLEQIELLEQLRVLWYGEKIHVAVAETVPSVGVDTPEDLLRVRAAMQA, from the coding sequence ATGAGTTTCGTCGCCATTATTCCGGCGCGCTACGCTTCTACGCGTCTGCCGGGCAAGCCATTGGTGGATATTCTTGGTAAACCGATGGTGGTGCATGTGATGGAACGTGCGCGTGAATCCGGTGCCGATCGGGTGATTGTTGCCACGGATCATCCTGATGTTGCGGCGGCGGTAGAAGCGGCAGGTGGTGAAGTCTGCATGACGCGTGCTGATCATCATTCCGGTACCGAGCGCCTGGCGGAAGTGATTGAAAAATATCAGTTCCCGGATGACACCATCATTGTCAATGTGCAGGGTGACGAGCCGATGATCCCGCCAGCGATTGTGCGCCAGGTGGCGGCAAACCTGGCTGAGGCTGATGCGGGTATGGCGACCCTTGCGGTGCCCATCCGTGATGCGGAAGAAGCGTTCAACCCAAATGCGGTAAAAGTGGTTACTGATGCGCAGGGTTATGCACTTTACTTCTCGCGCGCCACGATTCCGTGGGATCGCGAGCGTTACGCGAAATCGCGCGAGCAGGCTGGCGATACGCTGCTGCGTCATATTGGTATCTATGCTTACCGCGCTGGCTTTGTCCGTCGTTATATCTCGTGGCAACCCTGCCCGCTGGAGCAGATTGAGTTGCTCGAGCAGTTGCGTGTCTTGTGGTATGGCGAGAAGATCCATGTCGCCGTAGCAGAAACGGTGCCCAGCGTTGGTGTTGACACCCCGGAAGACCTGTTGCGCGTTCGCGCTGCCATGCAGGCTTAA
- a CDS encoding YcbJ family phosphotransferase — MEQLRSELTLVLGESVGRLETISEQSQSRLYALYDAADKPMPVVAKYFRHQGRAALEAKKLAMLGRDGLIAVPAVFGLVLSQQKPVHEMLLMARLNGVSAEAPARTAARWGQLCEQVVEGLLAWHRIDSHGLVGSIDSIQENNWPAWYQQRVEVLWSTLGYLSPPDFTLDDRQILFRSRQQLTRLFQGFDDPCVLIHGNLRLASIMKDVRSDQLVAMTQPGNVLWAPREFELMRLGDNGAEASLLQHYLQRAPVAEGFLWRRWLYQLWDCIDTLVSTGQFDRPRFDNAREQLLPWLG, encoded by the coding sequence ATGGAACAGCTTCGCTCAGAACTCACGCTGGTGCTTGGTGAAAGCGTCGGCCGTCTTGAAACCATCAGTGAACAATCCCAATCGCGGCTTTACGCGTTATATGACGCCGCCGATAAACCGATGCCGGTTGTCGCGAAATATTTCCGTCATCAGGGGCGCGCAGCGTTGGAAGCCAAAAAGCTGGCGATGCTGGGCCGCGATGGATTAATTGCAGTACCGGCGGTGTTTGGCCTGGTACTCAGCCAGCAGAAACCGGTACACGAAATGTTGCTGATGGCACGTCTCAATGGTGTGTCTGCCGAAGCGCCCGCGCGAACGGCTGCACGTTGGGGGCAGCTTTGCGAGCAGGTGGTTGAAGGCTTACTGGCGTGGCATCGCATTGACAGTCATGGACTGGTCGGCAGCATCGACAGCATTCAGGAAAACAACTGGCCTGCCTGGTATCAGCAGCGGGTCGAGGTGTTGTGGTCAACGTTAGGCTACCTGTCGCCCCCCGATTTCACCCTCGACGATCGGCAAATTCTGTTTCGTAGCCGTCAGCAACTGACCCGATTATTTCAGGGGTTTGACGATCCCTGCGTGCTGATCCACGGCAACTTGCGGCTGGCGAGTATCATGAAGGATGTGCGCAGTGATCAACTGGTGGCAATGACACAACCCGGCAATGTGTTGTGGGCGCCACGCGAATTTGAACTGATGCGGCTGGGTGACAACGGGGCAGAAGCCTCGCTGTTGCAGCACTATTTGCAGCGTGCACCGGTCGCAGAAGGATTTCTCTGGCGGCGCTGGCTGTATCAACTCTGGGATTGTATTGATACCCTGGTCAGCACCGGCCAGTTCGACCGTCCACGCTTTGATAACGCGCGTGAACAGTTACTCCCCTGGCTGGGATGA